The Chaetodon auriga isolate fChaAug3 chromosome 22, fChaAug3.hap1, whole genome shotgun sequence genome contains a region encoding:
- the lamtor4 gene encoding ragulator complex protein LAMTOR4, protein MTTAALTAGLERIPDQLGYLVISEDGVLASAGELENDEHTAGVMMQMIRTASRFRLPGSAELPFKRMSVILEDFVYTVTVSGQKVFVVKRQNNQQEPITV, encoded by the exons atg acgacagcagctctgactgcgGGTCTGGAGCGGATCCCGGATCAGCTCGGGTATCTGGTCATCAGCGAGGACGGAGTTCTGGCC TCTGCAGGTGAGCTGGAGAACGACGAACACACAGCAGGTGTGATGATGCAGATGATTCGAACAGCAAGTCGATTCAGGTTACCTGGATCAGCTGAGCTGCCCTTCAAACGCATGTCAg TGATTCTGGAGGACTTCGTTTACACCGTGACGGTTTCTGGTCAGAAAGTTTTTGTGGTCAAACGTCAGAACAACCAGCAGGAACCGATCACTGTTTAG
- the dennd6b gene encoding protein DENND6B isoform X1, with product MNPLDGPGSPGHEEAADSGDGRCPWARFSSWIECACVVTFDLELGQAIELMFPHDVKLTEKEKTSICYLSFPDSYSGCLGDTQFSFRLRQSVGRRASRFREDVYNRDAPATLQTEASHFFGYVYFRQVKDVSVKRGYFQKSLVLISRLPYTHLFHSLLQIVAPEFFEKLEPCLEAVCNEIDQWPSPVPGLTLNLPVMGVVLQVRIPSKTDKPGGSPVRQTAREDLLPAPTLLPSIHELDLFRCFQSVLIHLQILWELMLLGEPLVVMAPSPTISSETVLALVSSISPLKFCCDFRPYFTIHDTEFREYTTRTQAPPNVVLGVTNPFFIKTFQNWPHVVRLGEIKMAGDLPKQVKVKKLSKLKTLDTKPGIYTAYKTFLHKDKILIKRLLKGIQRKRPSEVQSAILRRHLLELTQSFIIPLERYMASLMPLQRSVTPWKTPPQIRPFSQDEFMSTLDQTGPQLTSVLKGDWMGLYRKFFRSPNFDGWYRHRHREMTQKLESLHLEVICDAVSPFVCSLSSYCVPVDDLMFWPLQDLLGWTKDKSEVEIVDLILKLREKLIKARRQQLQVKDGVLDKLDTFIDSIVSSLPEDLQTLLSTR from the exons ATGAACCCTTTGGACGGCCCCGGTTCTCCGGGACATGAGGAGGCGGCGGACAGCGGGGACGGCCGGTGTCCGTGGGCCCGCTTCTCCTCCTGGATAGAGTGTGCGTGTGTCGTTACCTTCGACCTGGAGCTCGGACAAGCCATAGAG ctgaTGTTTCCTCACGATGTGAAACTCACAGAAAAGGAG AAAACCAGCATCTGCTACCTGTCCTTCCCTGACTCATACTCAG GATGCCTCGGGGACACTCAGTTCAGCTTCAGATTACGTCAGTCGGTTGGTCGCAGAGCTTCGAGGTTCAGAGAGGACGTTTACAACAGAGACGCCCCCGCCACCCTGcag ACTGAAGCGTCCCATTTCTTTGGTTACGTCTATTTCAGACAAGTGAAGGATGTTTCTGTGAAGAGAGGATACTTCCAGAAG TCTCTGGTGCTGATATCCAGGTTACCGTACACTCACCTGTTCCACTCGCTGCTGCAGATCGTCGCTCCCGAGTTCTTCGAGAAGCTGGAGCCCTGCCTGGAAGCAG TATGTAACGAGATCGACCAATGGCCTTCACCCGTACCTGGACTGACCCTCAACCTGCCAGTGATGGGCGTGGTCCTACAG GTCCGGATTCcttcaaaaacagacaaaccaggAGGAAGTCCAGTGAGACAGACGGCTCGAGAG GATCTCCTTCCGGCTCCGACTCTGCTGCCCAGCATCCACGAACTGGACCTGTTCAG GTGCTTCCAGTCCGTCCTGATCCACCTGCAGATCCTCTGGGAGCTCATGTTGCTAGGGGAACCGCTGGTCGTCATGGCGCCGTCTCCCACCATCTCGTCGGAGACCGTGCTGGCTCTTGTCAG TTCCATCAGTCCTCTGAAGTTCTGCTGCGACTTTCGTCCATATTTCACCATCCACGACACCGAGTTCAGAGAGTACACCACCAGGACCCAGGCCCC acCTAACGTGGTTCTGGGCGTCACCAATCCGTTCTTCATCAAGACTTTTCAGAACTGGCCTCACGTGGTCCGACTGGGAGAAATCAAGATGGCAG GTGATTTACCTAAACAGGTGAAAGTGAAGAAACTGTCCAAACTGAAGACACTCGACACTAAACCAG ggaTCTACACTGCGTACAAGACGTTTCTACACAAAGACAAGATTCTGATTAAAAGGCTGCTGAAG ggtATTCAGAGGAAGAGACCCTCAGAGGTTCAGAGCGCCATCCTGAGGAGACACCTGTTAGAGCTCACGCAGAGCTTCATCATCCCGCTG GAGCGGTACATGGCGAGCCTGATGCCCCTGCAGAGATCAGTGACACCCTGGAag actcCTCCTCAGATTCGACCCTTCAGCCAGGATGAGTTCATGTCCACTCTGGATCAGACCGGGCCTCAGCTCACCTCAGTGCTCAAAGGTGATTGGATGGGGCTGTACAG GAAGTTCTTCAGGTCCCCGAACTTTGACGGATGGTATCGACATCGACACAGAGAGATGACCCAGAAACTGGAGAGTCTTCACCTGGAGGTCATCTGCGACGCCGTGAGTCCCTTTGTGTGCTCACTCAGCTCTTACTGTGTGCCTGTGGATGACCTGATGTTCTGGCCTCTGCAGGACCTGCTGGGCTGGACCAAAGACAAGTCCGAGGTGGAGATCGTCGACCTGATTCTGAagctcagagagaaactg ATTAAAGCGCGacggcagcagctgcaggtgaaggaCGGCGTTTTGGACAAACTGGACACCTTTATAGACTCCATCGTTAGCTCGCTGCCCGAAGACCTGCAGACTTTACTGAGTACACGCTGA
- the lta4h gene encoding leukotriene A-4 hydrolase, with product MASDPCSFSSFTRCVTKHLNLSLHLDFDRHVIRAKVELTVEALEDRFSALTLDTRDLKIVSVNANGQAARFTMGPKHSFKGTPLDIALPFDLSRGQHVIVEVTYETSPSASALQWLTPEQTAGKKQPYLFSQCQAHHCRSMIPCQDSPSVKHTYYAQVSVPKDLVAVMSAMRDGQEVDPQDSNRIVYRFRQPVPMPSYLIAIVVGALESREIGPRSRVWSESEFVDKAAFEFSETETMLKTAEDLAGPYVWGQYDILVLPPSFPYGGMENPCLTFATPTLLAGDKSLSNVIAHEISHSWTGNLVTNKTWEHFWLNEGHTVYLERMIGRCMNSEQFRQFKAMGGWKDLQDSVNTFGANNPLTNLVPSLQDVDPDDAFSSVPYEKGFALLYHLEELMGGPEVFMGFVKSYIQLFAYSSVTTDEWKNYLFTYFKDKVDILNKVDWNAWMFTPGMPPVKPQYDTTLADACIALSQRWIKAKDQDLTNFKESDVKSLSSHQVIEFLSLLLQEDPLPLTHVKKMQEVYDLNACMNAEIRFRWLRLCVRSRWEEAVPMALKMATEQGRMKFTRPLFREVFNFDKYHDEAVSVFLANRAAMHPVTSGLVAKDLKVDASSTTSL from the exons ATGGCTTCAGACCcgtgctccttctcctccttcaccagGTGCGTCACCAAGCACCTGAACCTGTCCCTCCACCTGGACTTCGACAGACACGTCATTCGAGCCAAGGTGGAGCTCACCGTGGAGGCTCTCGAGGACCGTTTCTCTGCTCTG ACTTTGGACACCAGAGACCTGAAGATCGTCTCTGTGAATGCTAATGGACAAGCGGCCCGGTTTACTATGGGCCCCAAACACAGCTTCAAGGGGACGCCGCTGGACATCGCGCTGCCCTTTGACCTCTCCAG agggCAGCATGTGATCGTGGAGGTGACCTATGAGACGTCTCCGTCAGCGTCGGCTCTGCAGTGGCTCACACCTGAACAGACTGCTGGGAAGAAACAGCCGTACCTGTTCAGCcagtgtcag GCTCATCACTGCAGGAGTATGATTCCCTGTCAGGACAGTCCATCTGTCAAACACACCTACTACGctcag GTGTCTGTACCTAAAGACCTGGTGGCTGTGATGAGTGCGATGAGGGACGGACAGGAAGTTGACCCTCAGGACAGTAACCGTATCGTGTACAGGTTCAGACAGCCG GTGCCCATGCCTTCTTACCTGATTGCCATTGTTGTTGGAGCTCTGGAGAGCAG GGAGATCGGGCCGAGGTCCAGAGTCTGGTCTGAGAGCGAGTTTGTGGACAAAGCAGCATTTGAGTTCTCTGAG ACAGAGACCATGTTGAAGACGGCTGAGGACCTGGCGGGACCGTATGTTTGGGGTCAGTACGACATCCTGGTTCTTCCTCCATCGTTCCCCTATGGAGGAATGGAGAACCCCTGCCTGACCTTCGCCACGCCCACATTACTG GCAGGAGACAAGTCTCTGTCCAAC GTGATCGCTCATGAGATCTCCCACAGCTGGACCGGTAATCTGGTGACCAATAAGACGTGGGAACACTTCTG GTTGAACGAGGGTCACACCGTGTACCTGGAGAGGATGATTGGCaggtgtatgaacagtgagcAGTTCCGACAGTTTAAAGCCATGGGGGGCTGGAAGGACCTGCAGGACTCG GTGAACACCTTTGGAGCCAACAACCCTCTGACCAACCTGGTCCCCAGCCTGCAGGACGTCGACCCCGACGACGCCTTCTCCTCTGTGCCCTACGAGAAAGGCTTTGCTCTGCTGTACCacctggaggagctgatggGAGGGCCAG AGGTGTTCATGGGTTTTGTGAAGTCATATATCCAGCTGTTTGCCTACAGCAGCGTCACTACAGACGAATGGAAGAACTACCTGTTCACCTACTTCAAAGACAAG GTGGACATCCTGAACAAAGTGGACTGGAACGCCTGGATGTTCACCCCCGGGATGCCTCCAGTCAAACCTCA GTACGACACCACGCTGGCCGACGCCTGCATTGCTCTGAGCCAGAGATGGATCAAG GCCAAAGACCAGGACCTGACCAACTTTAAGGAGTCTGATGTGAAGTCGCTGTCATCCCACCAGGTCATTGAGTTCCTGTCCCTGCTGCTTCAGGAG gatcctcttcctctgactcaTGTGAAGAAGATGCAGGAGGTTTACGATCTCAACGCCTGCATGAACGCAGAGATCCGCTTCAG GTGGCTGAGGCTGTGTGTTCGGTCCAGGTGGGAGGAAGCCGTTCCCATGGCGCTGAAGATGGCAACAGAGCAGGGCAGGATGAAGTTCACCAGACCGCTCTTCAG AGAGGTGTTCAACTTCGACAAGTACCACGATGAAGCCGTCTCAGTGTTTCTGGCTAACAGAGCGGCGATGCACCCTGTCACCTCCGGACTGGTGGCCAAAGACCTGAAGGTGGACGCCAGCAGCACCACCAGTCTGTAA
- the LOC143315207 gene encoding ADP-ribosylation factor 4: MGLTISSLFSKFFGKKQMRILMVGLDAAGKTTILYKLKLGEIVTTIPTIGFNVETVEYKNICFTVWDVGGQDKIRPLWRHYFQNTQGLIFVVDSNDRERVAESAEELSKMIQEDELKEAVILVFANKQDLPNAMGVSELTDKLGLHSLRSRTWHVQATCATQGTGLYEGLDWLSGELSKR; this comes from the exons ATGGGTCTGACGATCTCGTCTCTGTTCTCCAAGTTCTTCGGGAAGAAGCAGATGAGGATACTGATGG TCGGTTTGGACGCAGCTGGAAAAACGACGATCCTGTACAAACTGAAGCTCGGAGAGATCGTCACCACGATCCCAACTATCG GTTTTAATGTGGAGACGGTCGAGTACAAGAACATCTGTTTCACAGTTTGGGATGTTGGTGGTCAGGACAAGATCAGACCTCTGTGGAGACACTACTTCCAGAACACACAG GGTCTGATCTTTGTAGTGGACAgtaatgacagagagagagtagcagagtctgcagaggaGCTCTCTAAGATG ATCCAGGAGGATGAGCTGAAGGAGGCAGTTATTCTGGTGTTTGCTAACAAACAGGACCTTCCCAACGCCATGGGGGTCAGTGAGCTCACTGACAAGCTGGGTCTGCACAGCCTGCGCAGCAGAACT tGGCACGTCCAGGCCACCTGTGCCACTCAGGGTACTGGTCTGTACGAGGGTCTGGACTGGCTGTCCGGCGAGCTGTCGAAACGTTAG
- the gcc1 gene encoding GRIP and coiled-coil domain-containing protein 1 — protein MEKFGMSFGGGPSRKDLLDTIESQKKQLVQYQSRFKDVVRAYKSLLKEKEALEASLKVLTVNQEVDLNQQAQDTTTNSELPEDGCSLHSEDSVDTAASVDTPSETTRGDQSEEDQGEPGGRSSSVTPRSEPDAGGSESSIVGVEQQQQATPPSSSEADRRVAQLKSQLSTLTGALATVTQEKSRMEASFQADKRQLKQEVEELQERLAAMTTQQEAELRALQQQLAESRARIITQQHEREQEQGDHVQQLRELQRILQQERDLRQDAELHLQDATATLLVTSQAVDRGAESEAHLNKVREERDELRRRLQAAEEDQNKPDPRVDELQRELLELKNHFQQQIHIETRKVCDAEERARERARGAELRVAGLEQRVSELSELLGSCEKTRQKDQQTAQRLRDRIMQLDTENKTLAIAASSRTTSDLNVDESQLDVSVLKEKLEKVKKLLLLAAQRSPDESIQNLAEAEAETGGDARSVLFYQQELRQLKDEFERYKLRAQVVLKNKNAKDGCQAKELEEVRDQLSELKEKYINLRIQSDEAEVRHRRELEERQQQTAALQQTHRQEVERVEALHRDNLLRLEAELHKQRERTMALLDEKDQELERLRATVLSCSNDADKMADDEHESPESEGDIISQALRRATPNEPTLLLYAEQLARKEVEVGGLRRQKHRLEDDVHQLQARLIANGERHDEEVSQLRGQLDKLIRDQSREGANMEYLKNVIYKFLTLQDASGRQQTLTAILTILHFSPQEKHNVMRLQGATWWSAGKRQYT, from the exons ATGGAGAAGTTTGGGATGAGTTTTGGGGGCGGTCCCAGCAGGAAGGATTTGCTGGATACCATTGAGTCCCAGAAGAAGCAGCTGGTCCAGTACCAGTCCCGCTTCAAGGACGTGGTCCGGGCCTATAAGAGTCTTCTAAAGGAGAAGGAGGCTCTGGAGGCCAGTCTGAAGGTCCTGACGGTGAACCAGGAGGTGGACCTGAACCAGCAGGCCcaggacaccaccaccaactCAGAACTCCCAGAGGATGGCTGCTCTCTGCACAGCGAGGACAGCGTGGACACAGCTGCATCTGTGGACACGCCCAGTGAGACCACCAGAGGGGACCAGAGTGAGGAGGACCAGGGAGAACCAGGAGGAAGATCCAGCTCAGTG ACCCCGAGGTCCGAGCCTGATGCCGGCGGCTCAGAGAGCAGCATCGTgggggtggagcagcagcaacaggccaCGCCTCCTTCCAGCTCAGAGGCGGACCGCCGGGTCGCCCAGCTGAAAAGCCAACTGAGCACGCTCACCGGCGCCCTGGCCACAGTGACGCAGGAGAAGTCTCGGATGGAGGCGAGCTTCCAGGCCGACAAGCGTCAGCTgaagcaggaggtggaggagctgcaggagcgCCTGGCCGCCATGACGACGCAGCAGGAGGCGGAGCTGCGtgcgctgcagcagcagctggccgAGAGCCGCGCTCGCATCATCACGCAGCAGCACGagagggagcaggagcagggagACCACGTCCAGCAGCTGCGAGAGCTGCAGAGGAtcctgcagcaggagagagaccTGCGACAGGACGCGGAGCTGCACCTGCAGGACGCCACCGCCACACTCCTCGTGACGTCACAGGCTGTGGATCGCGGCGCGGAGTCCGAGGCTCACCTGAAcaaggtgagagaggagagagacgagttgaggaggaggctgcaggcGGCCGAGGAGGACCAGAATAAACCGGATCCAAGAGTAGACGAACTGCAGCGAGAGCTGTTGGAGCTGAAGAACCACTTCCAGCAGCAGATCCACATCGAGACCAGGAAG gTGTGCGACGCAGAGGAGCGCGCTCGTGAGCGTGCACGGGGTGCAGAGCTGAGGGTCGCGGGCCTGGAGCAGAGGGTCTCCGAGCTGTCCGAGCTGCTGGGTTCCTGCGAGAAGACGAGGCAGAAAGACCAGCAGACGGCTCAGAGACTCAGAGACCGGATCATGCAGCTCGACACGGAGAACAAAACGCTCGCCATCGCCGCCTCTAGCAGGACGACCTCCGACCTCAACGTCGATGAGTCGCAGCTGGACGTCAGCGTGCtgaaggagaagctggagaaggtgaagaagctgctgctgctggcggcTCAGAGGAGCCCGGACGAGAGCATCCAGAACCTGGCAGAGGCCGAGGCGGAGACGGGCGGAGACGCACGCTCGGTGCTGTTCTACCAGCAGGAGCTGCGCCAACTTAAGGACGAGTTTGAGCGCTACAAACTGCGAGCGCAGGTGGTCCTCAAGAACAAAAACGCCAAAGATGGCTGCCAGGcaaaggagctggaggaggtccGGGACCAACTGTCGGAGCTGAAAGAGAAGTACATCAACCTGCGGATCCAGAGCGACGAGGCCGAGGTCCGACACCGCCGCGAGCTGGAGGAGCGGCAGCAGCAGACGGCAGCGCTGCAGCAGactcacagacaggaagtggagcgCGTGGAGGCGCTGCACCGCGACAACTTGTTGCGACTGGAGGCGGAGctgcacaaacagagagagaggaccatGGCGCTGCTGGACGAGAAGGAccaggagctggagaggctgcGCGCCACcgtgctgagctgcagcaacGACGCCGACAAGATGGCCGACGACGAGCACGAGTCCCCGGAGAGCGAGGGTGACATCATCAGCCAGGCCCTACGGCGGGCGACGCCCAACGAGCCCACGCTGCTGCTGTATGCCGAGCAGCTGGccaggaaggaggtggaggtgggcgGACTGCGGCGGCAGAAACACCGGCTGGAGGACGATGTCCACCAGCTGCAGGCGAGGCTCATCGCCAACGGAGAGCGACACGACGAGGAGGTGTCCCAGCTGCGAGGACAGCTCgacaaactgatcagagatcagagcagagagggcGCCAACATGGAGTACCTGAAGAACGTCATCTACAAGTTCCTGACGCTGCAGGACGCCAGCGGGAGACAGCAGACGCTCACCGCCATCCTGACCATCCTGCACTTCAGCCCGCAAGAGAAACACAACGTCATGAGGCTGCAGGGGGCCACCTGGTGGAGCGCCGGCAAGAGACAATACACCTGA
- the dennd6b gene encoding protein DENND6B isoform X2: MNPLDGPGSPGHEEAADSGDGRCPWARFSSWIECACVVTFDLELGQAIELMFPHDVKLTEKEKTSICYLSFPDSYSGCLGDTQFSFRLRQSVGRRASRFREDVYNRDAPATLQTEASHFFGYVYFRQVKDVSVKRGYFQKSLVLISRLPYTHLFHSLLQIVAPEFFEKLEPCLEAVCNEIDQWPSPVPGLTLNLPVMGVVLQVRIPSKTDKPGGSPVRQTAREDLLPAPTLLPSIHELDLFRCFQSVLIHLQILWELMLLGEPLVVMAPSPTISSETVLALVSSISPLKFCCDFRPYFTIHDTEFREYTTRTQAPPNVVLGVTNPFFIKTFQNWPHVVRLGEIKMAGDLPKQVKVKKLSKLKTLDTKPGIYTAYKTFLHKDKILIKRLLKGIQRKRPSEVQSAILRRHLLELTQSFIIPLERYMASLMPLQRSVTPWKTPPQIRPFSQDEFMSTLDQTGPQLTSVLKGDWMGLYRKFFRSPNFDGWYRHRHREMTQKLESLHLEVICDADLLGWTKDKSEVEIVDLILKLREKLIKARRQQLQVKDGVLDKLDTFIDSIVSSLPEDLQTLLSTR, from the exons ATGAACCCTTTGGACGGCCCCGGTTCTCCGGGACATGAGGAGGCGGCGGACAGCGGGGACGGCCGGTGTCCGTGGGCCCGCTTCTCCTCCTGGATAGAGTGTGCGTGTGTCGTTACCTTCGACCTGGAGCTCGGACAAGCCATAGAG ctgaTGTTTCCTCACGATGTGAAACTCACAGAAAAGGAG AAAACCAGCATCTGCTACCTGTCCTTCCCTGACTCATACTCAG GATGCCTCGGGGACACTCAGTTCAGCTTCAGATTACGTCAGTCGGTTGGTCGCAGAGCTTCGAGGTTCAGAGAGGACGTTTACAACAGAGACGCCCCCGCCACCCTGcag ACTGAAGCGTCCCATTTCTTTGGTTACGTCTATTTCAGACAAGTGAAGGATGTTTCTGTGAAGAGAGGATACTTCCAGAAG TCTCTGGTGCTGATATCCAGGTTACCGTACACTCACCTGTTCCACTCGCTGCTGCAGATCGTCGCTCCCGAGTTCTTCGAGAAGCTGGAGCCCTGCCTGGAAGCAG TATGTAACGAGATCGACCAATGGCCTTCACCCGTACCTGGACTGACCCTCAACCTGCCAGTGATGGGCGTGGTCCTACAG GTCCGGATTCcttcaaaaacagacaaaccaggAGGAAGTCCAGTGAGACAGACGGCTCGAGAG GATCTCCTTCCGGCTCCGACTCTGCTGCCCAGCATCCACGAACTGGACCTGTTCAG GTGCTTCCAGTCCGTCCTGATCCACCTGCAGATCCTCTGGGAGCTCATGTTGCTAGGGGAACCGCTGGTCGTCATGGCGCCGTCTCCCACCATCTCGTCGGAGACCGTGCTGGCTCTTGTCAG TTCCATCAGTCCTCTGAAGTTCTGCTGCGACTTTCGTCCATATTTCACCATCCACGACACCGAGTTCAGAGAGTACACCACCAGGACCCAGGCCCC acCTAACGTGGTTCTGGGCGTCACCAATCCGTTCTTCATCAAGACTTTTCAGAACTGGCCTCACGTGGTCCGACTGGGAGAAATCAAGATGGCAG GTGATTTACCTAAACAGGTGAAAGTGAAGAAACTGTCCAAACTGAAGACACTCGACACTAAACCAG ggaTCTACACTGCGTACAAGACGTTTCTACACAAAGACAAGATTCTGATTAAAAGGCTGCTGAAG ggtATTCAGAGGAAGAGACCCTCAGAGGTTCAGAGCGCCATCCTGAGGAGACACCTGTTAGAGCTCACGCAGAGCTTCATCATCCCGCTG GAGCGGTACATGGCGAGCCTGATGCCCCTGCAGAGATCAGTGACACCCTGGAag actcCTCCTCAGATTCGACCCTTCAGCCAGGATGAGTTCATGTCCACTCTGGATCAGACCGGGCCTCAGCTCACCTCAGTGCTCAAAGGTGATTGGATGGGGCTGTACAG GAAGTTCTTCAGGTCCCCGAACTTTGACGGATGGTATCGACATCGACACAGAGAGATGACCCAGAAACTGGAGAGTCTTCACCTGGAGGTCATCTGCGACGCC GACCTGCTGGGCTGGACCAAAGACAAGTCCGAGGTGGAGATCGTCGACCTGATTCTGAagctcagagagaaactg ATTAAAGCGCGacggcagcagctgcaggtgaaggaCGGCGTTTTGGACAAACTGGACACCTTTATAGACTCCATCGTTAGCTCGCTGCCCGAAGACCTGCAGACTTTACTGAGTACACGCTGA
- the atp6v1f gene encoding V-type proton ATPase subunit F, whose product MAVRGKLIAVIGDEDTCTGFLLGGIGELNKNRKPNFLVVEKDTSITEIEETFKSFLARNDIGIILINQFIAEMIRHAIDAHMQSIPAVLEIPSKEHPYDASKDSILRRAKGMFSAEDFR is encoded by the exons ATGGCCGTCCGCGGGAAACTGATCGCCGTCATCGGTGATGAGGACACGTGCACCGGCTTCCTGCTCGGTGGGATCGGGGAACTCAACAAGAACCGAAAACCGAATTTCCTGGTGGTGGAGAAGGACACGAGCATCACGGAGATCGAAGAGACCTTCAA GAGCTTCTTGGCGCGCAACGACATCGGCATCATCCTCATTAACCAGTTCATCGCCGAGATGATCCGTCACGCCATCGACGCCCACATGCAGTCCATCCCGGCGGTGCTGGAGATCCCGTCCAAAGAGCATCCGTACGACGCGTCCAAGGACTCCATCCTGCGCCGCGCCAAGGGCATGTTCTCCGCCGAGGACTTCCGATAA